A portion of the Macaca mulatta isolate MMU2019108-1 chromosome 4, T2T-MMU8v2.0, whole genome shotgun sequence genome contains these proteins:
- the FANCE gene encoding Fanconi anemia group E protein isoform X4 has protein sequence MATPDAGLPGAEGSEQAPWAQLEAPARLLLQALQAGPEGARRGLGVLRALGRRGWEPFDWGRLLEALCREEPVVQGPDGRLELKPLLLRLPQICQRNLMSLLMAVRPSLPESGLLSVLQIAQQDLAPDPDAWLRALGELLRRDLGVGTSMEGASPLSKKCQRQLQSLCRGLGPGGRRLKSPQSPDPEEEDNRDSQQPGKRRKESEEEAASPEGKRVPKRFRCWEEEEDDEEERPEHKSLESLADGGGASPIKDQPVMGAKTGQDGSSLEDAKGLAESLELPKAIQGLEGLEDAPPVELQLLHECSPSQMDLLCTQLQLPQLSDLGLLQLCTWLLALSPDLSLSNATVLTRSLFLGRILSLTSSASRLLTTALTSFCAKYTYPVCRALLDPVLQAQGTGPAQTELLCCLVKAESLEPDAQVLMLGQILELPWKEEIFLVLQSLLERQVEMTPDKFSVLMEKLCKKGLAATTSMAYAKLMLTVMTKYQANITETQRLGLAMALEPNTTFLRKSLQAALKHLGS, from the exons ATGGCGACCCCGGACGCGGGGCTCCCTGGGGCTGAGGGCTCGGAGCAGGCGCCCTGGGCGCAGCTGGAGGCCCCCGCCCGCCTCCTGCTGCAGGCGCTGCAGGCGGGGCCCGAGGGGGCGCGGCGTGGCCTGGGGGTGCTTCGGGCGCTGGGCAGGCGCGGCTGGGAGCCCTTCGACTGGGGCCGCTTGCTCGAGGCCCTGTGCCGGGAGGAGCCGGTAGTGCAGGGGCCTGACGGCCGTCTGGAACT GAAACCACTGTTGCTGCGATTGCCCCAGATATGCCAGAGGAACCTGATGTCCCTGCTGATGGCCGTTCGGCCATCACTGCCGGAAAGTGGGCTCCTCTCTGTGCTGCAGATTGCCCAGCAGGACCTAGCCCCTGACCCCGATGCCTGGCTCCGTGCCCTGGGGGAATTGCTGCGAAGGGATCTAGGGGTGGGGACCTCCATGGAGGGAGCTTCTCCACTGTCTAAAAAATGCCAGAGACAGCTCCAAAGTCTGTGTAGGGGGCTAGGCCCAGGGGGCAGGAGGTTGAAATCCCCACAGTCTCCAGACCCCGAAGAAGAGGACAACAGGGactcccagcagcctgggaaacGCAGAAAGGAGTCAGAGGAAGAGGCTGCCAGTCCTGAGGGGAAGAGGGTCCCCAAAAGGTTCCGGTgttgggaagaggaagaagatgatGAGGAGGAGAGACCTGAACATAAGTCACTGGAATCCCTGGCAGATGGAGGAGGTGCATCTCCTATTAAGGACCAGCCTGTCATGGGAGCTAAGACTGGCCAGGACGGTTCGAGTCTGGAGGATGCTAAAGGTCTAGCTGAGAGTTTGGAGTTGCCCAAAGCTATCCAG GGGTTAGAGGGGTTGGAGGATGCTCCCCCAGTTGAGCTACAGCTTCTTCACGAATGTAGCCCCAGCCAG ATGGACTTGCTGTGTACCCAGCTGCAGCTCCCCCAGCTCTCAGACCTCGGTCTCCTGCAGCTCTGCACCTGGCTGCTGGCCCTTTCACCTGATCTCAGCCTCAGCAATGCTACTGTGCTGACCAGAAGCCTCTTTCTTGGACGG ATCCTCTCCTTGacttcctcagcctcccgcctGCTTACAACTGCCCTGACCTCCTTCTGTGCCAAATATACCTACCCTGTCTGCAGAGCCCTCCTTGACCCTGTGCTCCAGGCCCAAGGCACAG GTCCTGCTCAAACAGAGTTACTATGTTGCCTTGTGAAGGCAGAGTCCCTGGAGCCAGATGCACAGGTTCTAATGCTGGG ACAGATCTTGGAGCTGCCCTGGAAGGAGGAAATTTTCTTGGTGTTGCAGTCACTCCTAGAGCGGCAG GTGGAGATGACCCCTGATAAGTTCAGTGTCTTAATGGAGAAGCTCTGTAAAAAGGGATTGGCAGCCACCACCTCCATGGCCTATGCCAAGCTCATGCTGACAGTGATGACCAAGTACCAGGCTAAC ATCACTGAGAcccagaggctgggcctggctaTGGCCCTAGAACCTAACACTACCTTCCTGAGGAAGTCCCTGCAGGCCGCCTTGAAACATTTGGGCTCCTGA
- the FANCE gene encoding Fanconi anemia group E protein isoform X5: MATPDAGLPGAEGSEQAPWAQLEAPARLLLQALQAGPEGARRGLGVLRALGRRGWEPFDWGRLLEALCREEPVVQGPDGRLELKPLLLRLPQICQRNLMSLLMAVRPSLPESGLLSVLQIAQQDLAPDPDAWLRALGELLRRDLGVGTSMEGASPLSKKCQRQLQSLCRGLGPGGRRLKSPQSPDPEEEDNRDSQQPGKRRKESEEEAASPEGKRVPKRFRCWEEEEDDEEERPEHKSLESLADGGGASPIKDQPVMGAKTGQDGSSLEDAKGLAESLELPKAIQDQLPRLQQLLKTLEEGLEGLEDAPPVELQLLHECSPSQMDLLCTQLQLPQLSDLGLLQLCTWLLALSPDLSLSNATVLTRSLFLGRILSLTSSASRLLTTALTSFCAKYTYPVCRALLDPVLQAQGTGPAQTELLCCLVKAESLEPDAQVLMLGSLRPRGWAWLWP; this comes from the exons ATGGCGACCCCGGACGCGGGGCTCCCTGGGGCTGAGGGCTCGGAGCAGGCGCCCTGGGCGCAGCTGGAGGCCCCCGCCCGCCTCCTGCTGCAGGCGCTGCAGGCGGGGCCCGAGGGGGCGCGGCGTGGCCTGGGGGTGCTTCGGGCGCTGGGCAGGCGCGGCTGGGAGCCCTTCGACTGGGGCCGCTTGCTCGAGGCCCTGTGCCGGGAGGAGCCGGTAGTGCAGGGGCCTGACGGCCGTCTGGAACT GAAACCACTGTTGCTGCGATTGCCCCAGATATGCCAGAGGAACCTGATGTCCCTGCTGATGGCCGTTCGGCCATCACTGCCGGAAAGTGGGCTCCTCTCTGTGCTGCAGATTGCCCAGCAGGACCTAGCCCCTGACCCCGATGCCTGGCTCCGTGCCCTGGGGGAATTGCTGCGAAGGGATCTAGGGGTGGGGACCTCCATGGAGGGAGCTTCTCCACTGTCTAAAAAATGCCAGAGACAGCTCCAAAGTCTGTGTAGGGGGCTAGGCCCAGGGGGCAGGAGGTTGAAATCCCCACAGTCTCCAGACCCCGAAGAAGAGGACAACAGGGactcccagcagcctgggaaacGCAGAAAGGAGTCAGAGGAAGAGGCTGCCAGTCCTGAGGGGAAGAGGGTCCCCAAAAGGTTCCGGTgttgggaagaggaagaagatgatGAGGAGGAGAGACCTGAACATAAGTCACTGGAATCCCTGGCAGATGGAGGAGGTGCATCTCCTATTAAGGACCAGCCTGTCATGGGAGCTAAGACTGGCCAGGACGGTTCGAGTCTGGAGGATGCTAAAGGTCTAGCTGAGAGTTTGGAGTTGCCCAAAGCTATCCAG GACCAGCTtcccaggctgcagcagctgctgaAGACCTTGGAGGAG GGGTTAGAGGGGTTGGAGGATGCTCCCCCAGTTGAGCTACAGCTTCTTCACGAATGTAGCCCCAGCCAG ATGGACTTGCTGTGTACCCAGCTGCAGCTCCCCCAGCTCTCAGACCTCGGTCTCCTGCAGCTCTGCACCTGGCTGCTGGCCCTTTCACCTGATCTCAGCCTCAGCAATGCTACTGTGCTGACCAGAAGCCTCTTTCTTGGACGG ATCCTCTCCTTGacttcctcagcctcccgcctGCTTACAACTGCCCTGACCTCCTTCTGTGCCAAATATACCTACCCTGTCTGCAGAGCCCTCCTTGACCCTGTGCTCCAGGCCCAAGGCACAG GTCCTGCTCAAACAGAGTTACTATGTTGCCTTGTGAAGGCAGAGTCCCTGGAGCCAGATGCACAGGTTCTAATGCTGGG ATCACTGAGAcccagaggctgggcctggctaTGGCCCTAG
- the FANCE gene encoding Fanconi anemia group E protein isoform X3 — translation MATPDAGLPGAEGSEQAPWAQLEAPARLLLQALQAGPEGARRGLGVLRALGRRGWEPFDWGRLLEALCREEPVVQGPDGRLELKPLLLRLPQICQRNLMSLLMAVRPSLPESGLLSVLQIAQQDLAPDPDAWLRALGELLRRDLGVGTSMEGASPLSKKCQRQLQSLCRGLGPGGRRLKSPQSPDPEEEDNRDSQQPGKRRKESEEEAASPEGKRVPKRFRCWEEEEDDEEERPEHKSLESLADGGGASPIKDQPVMGAKTGQDGSSLEDAKGLAESLELPKAIQGLEGLEDAPPVELQLLHECSPSQQMDLLCTQLQLPQLSDLGLLQLCTWLLALSPDLSLSNATVLTRSLFLGRILSLTSSASRLLTTALTSFCAKYTYPVCRALLDPVLQAQGTGPAQTELLCCLVKAESLEPDAQVLMLGQILELPWKEEIFLVLQSLLERQVEMTPDKFSVLMEKLCKKGLAATTSMAYAKLMLTVMTKYQANITETQRLGLAMALEPNTTFLRKSLQAALKHLGS, via the exons ATGGCGACCCCGGACGCGGGGCTCCCTGGGGCTGAGGGCTCGGAGCAGGCGCCCTGGGCGCAGCTGGAGGCCCCCGCCCGCCTCCTGCTGCAGGCGCTGCAGGCGGGGCCCGAGGGGGCGCGGCGTGGCCTGGGGGTGCTTCGGGCGCTGGGCAGGCGCGGCTGGGAGCCCTTCGACTGGGGCCGCTTGCTCGAGGCCCTGTGCCGGGAGGAGCCGGTAGTGCAGGGGCCTGACGGCCGTCTGGAACT GAAACCACTGTTGCTGCGATTGCCCCAGATATGCCAGAGGAACCTGATGTCCCTGCTGATGGCCGTTCGGCCATCACTGCCGGAAAGTGGGCTCCTCTCTGTGCTGCAGATTGCCCAGCAGGACCTAGCCCCTGACCCCGATGCCTGGCTCCGTGCCCTGGGGGAATTGCTGCGAAGGGATCTAGGGGTGGGGACCTCCATGGAGGGAGCTTCTCCACTGTCTAAAAAATGCCAGAGACAGCTCCAAAGTCTGTGTAGGGGGCTAGGCCCAGGGGGCAGGAGGTTGAAATCCCCACAGTCTCCAGACCCCGAAGAAGAGGACAACAGGGactcccagcagcctgggaaacGCAGAAAGGAGTCAGAGGAAGAGGCTGCCAGTCCTGAGGGGAAGAGGGTCCCCAAAAGGTTCCGGTgttgggaagaggaagaagatgatGAGGAGGAGAGACCTGAACATAAGTCACTGGAATCCCTGGCAGATGGAGGAGGTGCATCTCCTATTAAGGACCAGCCTGTCATGGGAGCTAAGACTGGCCAGGACGGTTCGAGTCTGGAGGATGCTAAAGGTCTAGCTGAGAGTTTGGAGTTGCCCAAAGCTATCCAG GGGTTAGAGGGGTTGGAGGATGCTCCCCCAGTTGAGCTACAGCTTCTTCACGAATGTAGCCCCAGCCAG CAGATGGACTTGCTGTGTACCCAGCTGCAGCTCCCCCAGCTCTCAGACCTCGGTCTCCTGCAGCTCTGCACCTGGCTGCTGGCCCTTTCACCTGATCTCAGCCTCAGCAATGCTACTGTGCTGACCAGAAGCCTCTTTCTTGGACGG ATCCTCTCCTTGacttcctcagcctcccgcctGCTTACAACTGCCCTGACCTCCTTCTGTGCCAAATATACCTACCCTGTCTGCAGAGCCCTCCTTGACCCTGTGCTCCAGGCCCAAGGCACAG GTCCTGCTCAAACAGAGTTACTATGTTGCCTTGTGAAGGCAGAGTCCCTGGAGCCAGATGCACAGGTTCTAATGCTGGG ACAGATCTTGGAGCTGCCCTGGAAGGAGGAAATTTTCTTGGTGTTGCAGTCACTCCTAGAGCGGCAG GTGGAGATGACCCCTGATAAGTTCAGTGTCTTAATGGAGAAGCTCTGTAAAAAGGGATTGGCAGCCACCACCTCCATGGCCTATGCCAAGCTCATGCTGACAGTGATGACCAAGTACCAGGCTAAC ATCACTGAGAcccagaggctgggcctggctaTGGCCCTAGAACCTAACACTACCTTCCTGAGGAAGTCCCTGCAGGCCGCCTTGAAACATTTGGGCTCCTGA
- the FANCE gene encoding Fanconi anemia group E protein isoform X1 produces MATPDAGLPGAEGSEQAPWAQLEAPARLLLQALQAGPEGARRGLGVLRALGRRGWEPFDWGRLLEALCREEPVVQGPDGRLELKPLLLRLPQICQRNLMSLLMAVRPSLPESGLLSVLQIAQQDLAPDPDAWLRALGELLRRDLGVGTSMEGASPLSKKCQRQLQSLCRGLGPGGRRLKSPQSPDPEEEDNRDSQQPGKRRKESEEEAASPEGKRVPKRFRCWEEEEDDEEERPEHKSLESLADGGGASPIKDQPVMGAKTGQDGSSLEDAKGLAESLELPKAIQDQLPRLQQLLKTLEEGLEGLEDAPPVELQLLHECSPSQQMDLLCTQLQLPQLSDLGLLQLCTWLLALSPDLSLSNATVLTRSLFLGRILSLTSSASRLLTTALTSFCAKYTYPVCRALLDPVLQAQGTGPAQTELLCCLVKAESLEPDAQVLMLGQILELPWKEEIFLVLQSLLERQVEMTPDKFSVLMEKLCKKGLAATTSMAYAKLMLTVMTKYQANITETQRLGLAMALEPNTTFLRKSLQAALKHLGS; encoded by the exons ATGGCGACCCCGGACGCGGGGCTCCCTGGGGCTGAGGGCTCGGAGCAGGCGCCCTGGGCGCAGCTGGAGGCCCCCGCCCGCCTCCTGCTGCAGGCGCTGCAGGCGGGGCCCGAGGGGGCGCGGCGTGGCCTGGGGGTGCTTCGGGCGCTGGGCAGGCGCGGCTGGGAGCCCTTCGACTGGGGCCGCTTGCTCGAGGCCCTGTGCCGGGAGGAGCCGGTAGTGCAGGGGCCTGACGGCCGTCTGGAACT GAAACCACTGTTGCTGCGATTGCCCCAGATATGCCAGAGGAACCTGATGTCCCTGCTGATGGCCGTTCGGCCATCACTGCCGGAAAGTGGGCTCCTCTCTGTGCTGCAGATTGCCCAGCAGGACCTAGCCCCTGACCCCGATGCCTGGCTCCGTGCCCTGGGGGAATTGCTGCGAAGGGATCTAGGGGTGGGGACCTCCATGGAGGGAGCTTCTCCACTGTCTAAAAAATGCCAGAGACAGCTCCAAAGTCTGTGTAGGGGGCTAGGCCCAGGGGGCAGGAGGTTGAAATCCCCACAGTCTCCAGACCCCGAAGAAGAGGACAACAGGGactcccagcagcctgggaaacGCAGAAAGGAGTCAGAGGAAGAGGCTGCCAGTCCTGAGGGGAAGAGGGTCCCCAAAAGGTTCCGGTgttgggaagaggaagaagatgatGAGGAGGAGAGACCTGAACATAAGTCACTGGAATCCCTGGCAGATGGAGGAGGTGCATCTCCTATTAAGGACCAGCCTGTCATGGGAGCTAAGACTGGCCAGGACGGTTCGAGTCTGGAGGATGCTAAAGGTCTAGCTGAGAGTTTGGAGTTGCCCAAAGCTATCCAG GACCAGCTtcccaggctgcagcagctgctgaAGACCTTGGAGGAG GGGTTAGAGGGGTTGGAGGATGCTCCCCCAGTTGAGCTACAGCTTCTTCACGAATGTAGCCCCAGCCAG CAGATGGACTTGCTGTGTACCCAGCTGCAGCTCCCCCAGCTCTCAGACCTCGGTCTCCTGCAGCTCTGCACCTGGCTGCTGGCCCTTTCACCTGATCTCAGCCTCAGCAATGCTACTGTGCTGACCAGAAGCCTCTTTCTTGGACGG ATCCTCTCCTTGacttcctcagcctcccgcctGCTTACAACTGCCCTGACCTCCTTCTGTGCCAAATATACCTACCCTGTCTGCAGAGCCCTCCTTGACCCTGTGCTCCAGGCCCAAGGCACAG GTCCTGCTCAAACAGAGTTACTATGTTGCCTTGTGAAGGCAGAGTCCCTGGAGCCAGATGCACAGGTTCTAATGCTGGG ACAGATCTTGGAGCTGCCCTGGAAGGAGGAAATTTTCTTGGTGTTGCAGTCACTCCTAGAGCGGCAG GTGGAGATGACCCCTGATAAGTTCAGTGTCTTAATGGAGAAGCTCTGTAAAAAGGGATTGGCAGCCACCACCTCCATGGCCTATGCCAAGCTCATGCTGACAGTGATGACCAAGTACCAGGCTAAC ATCACTGAGAcccagaggctgggcctggctaTGGCCCTAGAACCTAACACTACCTTCCTGAGGAAGTCCCTGCAGGCCGCCTTGAAACATTTGGGCTCCTGA
- the FANCE gene encoding Fanconi anemia group E protein isoform X6 — MSLLMAVRPSLPESGLLSVLQIAQQDLAPDPDAWLRALGELLRRDLGVGTSMEGASPLSKKCQRQLQSLCRGLGPGGRRLKSPQSPDPEEEDNRDSQQPGKRRKESEEEAASPEGKRVPKRFRCWEEEEDDEEERPEHKSLESLADGGGASPIKDQPVMGAKTGQDGSSLEDAKGLAESLELPKAIQDQLPRLQQLLKTLEEGLEGLEDAPPVELQLLHECSPSQQMDLLCTQLQLPQLSDLGLLQLCTWLLALSPDLSLSNATVLTRSLFLGRILSLTSSASRLLTTALTSFCAKYTYPVCRALLDPVLQAQGTGPAQTELLCCLVKAESLEPDAQVLMLGQILELPWKEEIFLVLQSLLERQVEMTPDKFSVLMEKLCKKGLAATTSMAYAKLMLTVMTKYQANITETQRLGLAMALEPNTTFLRKSLQAALKHLGS, encoded by the exons ATGTCCCTGCTGATGGCCGTTCGGCCATCACTGCCGGAAAGTGGGCTCCTCTCTGTGCTGCAGATTGCCCAGCAGGACCTAGCCCCTGACCCCGATGCCTGGCTCCGTGCCCTGGGGGAATTGCTGCGAAGGGATCTAGGGGTGGGGACCTCCATGGAGGGAGCTTCTCCACTGTCTAAAAAATGCCAGAGACAGCTCCAAAGTCTGTGTAGGGGGCTAGGCCCAGGGGGCAGGAGGTTGAAATCCCCACAGTCTCCAGACCCCGAAGAAGAGGACAACAGGGactcccagcagcctgggaaacGCAGAAAGGAGTCAGAGGAAGAGGCTGCCAGTCCTGAGGGGAAGAGGGTCCCCAAAAGGTTCCGGTgttgggaagaggaagaagatgatGAGGAGGAGAGACCTGAACATAAGTCACTGGAATCCCTGGCAGATGGAGGAGGTGCATCTCCTATTAAGGACCAGCCTGTCATGGGAGCTAAGACTGGCCAGGACGGTTCGAGTCTGGAGGATGCTAAAGGTCTAGCTGAGAGTTTGGAGTTGCCCAAAGCTATCCAG GACCAGCTtcccaggctgcagcagctgctgaAGACCTTGGAGGAG GGGTTAGAGGGGTTGGAGGATGCTCCCCCAGTTGAGCTACAGCTTCTTCACGAATGTAGCCCCAGCCAG CAGATGGACTTGCTGTGTACCCAGCTGCAGCTCCCCCAGCTCTCAGACCTCGGTCTCCTGCAGCTCTGCACCTGGCTGCTGGCCCTTTCACCTGATCTCAGCCTCAGCAATGCTACTGTGCTGACCAGAAGCCTCTTTCTTGGACGG ATCCTCTCCTTGacttcctcagcctcccgcctGCTTACAACTGCCCTGACCTCCTTCTGTGCCAAATATACCTACCCTGTCTGCAGAGCCCTCCTTGACCCTGTGCTCCAGGCCCAAGGCACAG GTCCTGCTCAAACAGAGTTACTATGTTGCCTTGTGAAGGCAGAGTCCCTGGAGCCAGATGCACAGGTTCTAATGCTGGG ACAGATCTTGGAGCTGCCCTGGAAGGAGGAAATTTTCTTGGTGTTGCAGTCACTCCTAGAGCGGCAG GTGGAGATGACCCCTGATAAGTTCAGTGTCTTAATGGAGAAGCTCTGTAAAAAGGGATTGGCAGCCACCACCTCCATGGCCTATGCCAAGCTCATGCTGACAGTGATGACCAAGTACCAGGCTAAC ATCACTGAGAcccagaggctgggcctggctaTGGCCCTAGAACCTAACACTACCTTCCTGAGGAAGTCCCTGCAGGCCGCCTTGAAACATTTGGGCTCCTGA
- the FANCE gene encoding Fanconi anemia group E protein isoform X7 translates to MSLLMAVRPSLPESGLLSVLQIAQQDLAPDPDAWLRALGELLRRDLGVGTSMEGASPLSKKCQRQLQSLCRGLGPGGRRLKSPQSPDPEEEDNRDSQQPGKRRKESEEEAASPEGKRVPKRFRCWEEEEDDEEERPEHKSLESLADGGGASPIKDQPVMGAKTGQDGSSLEDAKGLAESLELPKAIQDQLPRLQQLLKTLEEGLEGLEDAPPVELQLLHECSPSQMDLLCTQLQLPQLSDLGLLQLCTWLLALSPDLSLSNATVLTRSLFLGRILSLTSSASRLLTTALTSFCAKYTYPVCRALLDPVLQAQGTGPAQTELLCCLVKAESLEPDAQVLMLGQILELPWKEEIFLVLQSLLERQVEMTPDKFSVLMEKLCKKGLAATTSMAYAKLMLTVMTKYQANITETQRLGLAMALEPNTTFLRKSLQAALKHLGS, encoded by the exons ATGTCCCTGCTGATGGCCGTTCGGCCATCACTGCCGGAAAGTGGGCTCCTCTCTGTGCTGCAGATTGCCCAGCAGGACCTAGCCCCTGACCCCGATGCCTGGCTCCGTGCCCTGGGGGAATTGCTGCGAAGGGATCTAGGGGTGGGGACCTCCATGGAGGGAGCTTCTCCACTGTCTAAAAAATGCCAGAGACAGCTCCAAAGTCTGTGTAGGGGGCTAGGCCCAGGGGGCAGGAGGTTGAAATCCCCACAGTCTCCAGACCCCGAAGAAGAGGACAACAGGGactcccagcagcctgggaaacGCAGAAAGGAGTCAGAGGAAGAGGCTGCCAGTCCTGAGGGGAAGAGGGTCCCCAAAAGGTTCCGGTgttgggaagaggaagaagatgatGAGGAGGAGAGACCTGAACATAAGTCACTGGAATCCCTGGCAGATGGAGGAGGTGCATCTCCTATTAAGGACCAGCCTGTCATGGGAGCTAAGACTGGCCAGGACGGTTCGAGTCTGGAGGATGCTAAAGGTCTAGCTGAGAGTTTGGAGTTGCCCAAAGCTATCCAG GACCAGCTtcccaggctgcagcagctgctgaAGACCTTGGAGGAG GGGTTAGAGGGGTTGGAGGATGCTCCCCCAGTTGAGCTACAGCTTCTTCACGAATGTAGCCCCAGCCAG ATGGACTTGCTGTGTACCCAGCTGCAGCTCCCCCAGCTCTCAGACCTCGGTCTCCTGCAGCTCTGCACCTGGCTGCTGGCCCTTTCACCTGATCTCAGCCTCAGCAATGCTACTGTGCTGACCAGAAGCCTCTTTCTTGGACGG ATCCTCTCCTTGacttcctcagcctcccgcctGCTTACAACTGCCCTGACCTCCTTCTGTGCCAAATATACCTACCCTGTCTGCAGAGCCCTCCTTGACCCTGTGCTCCAGGCCCAAGGCACAG GTCCTGCTCAAACAGAGTTACTATGTTGCCTTGTGAAGGCAGAGTCCCTGGAGCCAGATGCACAGGTTCTAATGCTGGG ACAGATCTTGGAGCTGCCCTGGAAGGAGGAAATTTTCTTGGTGTTGCAGTCACTCCTAGAGCGGCAG GTGGAGATGACCCCTGATAAGTTCAGTGTCTTAATGGAGAAGCTCTGTAAAAAGGGATTGGCAGCCACCACCTCCATGGCCTATGCCAAGCTCATGCTGACAGTGATGACCAAGTACCAGGCTAAC ATCACTGAGAcccagaggctgggcctggctaTGGCCCTAGAACCTAACACTACCTTCCTGAGGAAGTCCCTGCAGGCCGCCTTGAAACATTTGGGCTCCTGA
- the FANCE gene encoding Fanconi anemia group E protein isoform X2: MATPDAGLPGAEGSEQAPWAQLEAPARLLLQALQAGPEGARRGLGVLRALGRRGWEPFDWGRLLEALCREEPVVQGPDGRLELKPLLLRLPQICQRNLMSLLMAVRPSLPESGLLSVLQIAQQDLAPDPDAWLRALGELLRRDLGVGTSMEGASPLSKKCQRQLQSLCRGLGPGGRRLKSPQSPDPEEEDNRDSQQPGKRRKESEEEAASPEGKRVPKRFRCWEEEEDDEEERPEHKSLESLADGGGASPIKDQPVMGAKTGQDGSSLEDAKGLAESLELPKAIQDQLPRLQQLLKTLEEGLEGLEDAPPVELQLLHECSPSQMDLLCTQLQLPQLSDLGLLQLCTWLLALSPDLSLSNATVLTRSLFLGRILSLTSSASRLLTTALTSFCAKYTYPVCRALLDPVLQAQGTGPAQTELLCCLVKAESLEPDAQVLMLGQILELPWKEEIFLVLQSLLERQVEMTPDKFSVLMEKLCKKGLAATTSMAYAKLMLTVMTKYQANITETQRLGLAMALEPNTTFLRKSLQAALKHLGS, from the exons ATGGCGACCCCGGACGCGGGGCTCCCTGGGGCTGAGGGCTCGGAGCAGGCGCCCTGGGCGCAGCTGGAGGCCCCCGCCCGCCTCCTGCTGCAGGCGCTGCAGGCGGGGCCCGAGGGGGCGCGGCGTGGCCTGGGGGTGCTTCGGGCGCTGGGCAGGCGCGGCTGGGAGCCCTTCGACTGGGGCCGCTTGCTCGAGGCCCTGTGCCGGGAGGAGCCGGTAGTGCAGGGGCCTGACGGCCGTCTGGAACT GAAACCACTGTTGCTGCGATTGCCCCAGATATGCCAGAGGAACCTGATGTCCCTGCTGATGGCCGTTCGGCCATCACTGCCGGAAAGTGGGCTCCTCTCTGTGCTGCAGATTGCCCAGCAGGACCTAGCCCCTGACCCCGATGCCTGGCTCCGTGCCCTGGGGGAATTGCTGCGAAGGGATCTAGGGGTGGGGACCTCCATGGAGGGAGCTTCTCCACTGTCTAAAAAATGCCAGAGACAGCTCCAAAGTCTGTGTAGGGGGCTAGGCCCAGGGGGCAGGAGGTTGAAATCCCCACAGTCTCCAGACCCCGAAGAAGAGGACAACAGGGactcccagcagcctgggaaacGCAGAAAGGAGTCAGAGGAAGAGGCTGCCAGTCCTGAGGGGAAGAGGGTCCCCAAAAGGTTCCGGTgttgggaagaggaagaagatgatGAGGAGGAGAGACCTGAACATAAGTCACTGGAATCCCTGGCAGATGGAGGAGGTGCATCTCCTATTAAGGACCAGCCTGTCATGGGAGCTAAGACTGGCCAGGACGGTTCGAGTCTGGAGGATGCTAAAGGTCTAGCTGAGAGTTTGGAGTTGCCCAAAGCTATCCAG GACCAGCTtcccaggctgcagcagctgctgaAGACCTTGGAGGAG GGGTTAGAGGGGTTGGAGGATGCTCCCCCAGTTGAGCTACAGCTTCTTCACGAATGTAGCCCCAGCCAG ATGGACTTGCTGTGTACCCAGCTGCAGCTCCCCCAGCTCTCAGACCTCGGTCTCCTGCAGCTCTGCACCTGGCTGCTGGCCCTTTCACCTGATCTCAGCCTCAGCAATGCTACTGTGCTGACCAGAAGCCTCTTTCTTGGACGG ATCCTCTCCTTGacttcctcagcctcccgcctGCTTACAACTGCCCTGACCTCCTTCTGTGCCAAATATACCTACCCTGTCTGCAGAGCCCTCCTTGACCCTGTGCTCCAGGCCCAAGGCACAG GTCCTGCTCAAACAGAGTTACTATGTTGCCTTGTGAAGGCAGAGTCCCTGGAGCCAGATGCACAGGTTCTAATGCTGGG ACAGATCTTGGAGCTGCCCTGGAAGGAGGAAATTTTCTTGGTGTTGCAGTCACTCCTAGAGCGGCAG GTGGAGATGACCCCTGATAAGTTCAGTGTCTTAATGGAGAAGCTCTGTAAAAAGGGATTGGCAGCCACCACCTCCATGGCCTATGCCAAGCTCATGCTGACAGTGATGACCAAGTACCAGGCTAAC ATCACTGAGAcccagaggctgggcctggctaTGGCCCTAGAACCTAACACTACCTTCCTGAGGAAGTCCCTGCAGGCCGCCTTGAAACATTTGGGCTCCTGA